One stretch of Ananas comosus cultivar F153 linkage group 6, ASM154086v1, whole genome shotgun sequence DNA includes these proteins:
- the LOC109711881 gene encoding uncharacterized protein LOC109711881, protein MGRGRGKGKKPSTVRNHEDPGSGGEEVLPTYKRRGRPQKPLKEDIDEEEGGKVEKEEVEEGDDVKPTSLIKENKNSVENGKKRKRNLQVKESSDSVIEEDNSSLKSNGFRQNGSRRKSKPRRAAEAGVECK, encoded by the coding sequence ATGGGTAGAGGCagaggaaaaggaaagaaaccATCAACTGTTAGAAACCATGAAGATCCAGGAAGCGGTGGTGAAGAAGTGCTTCCTACGTATAAGAGGAGGGGAAGGCCACAAAAGCCCTTGAAAGAGGACATTGATGAAGAAGAAGGTGGAAAAGTTGAGAAAGAAGAAGTCGAAGAAGGAGATGATGTGAAACCCACATCTTTAATCAAAGAAAATAAGAACTCGGTTGAAAAtggaaagaagaggaagaggaactTGCAAGTTAAAGAAAGTTCTGATTCTGTCATAGAGGAAGATAATTCTTCTTTGAAGTCTAATGGTTTTCGGCAAAATGGAAGCAGGAGAAAAAGTAAGCCCCGGCGAGCTGCTGAAGCTGGAGTTGAGTGCAAGTGA
- the LOC109711578 gene encoding polygalacturonase inhibitor 1-like — protein sequence MAIKLPLLSILLLFLSSPLFPAASAGRCNSDDKKALLAIKAAFNNAYHFASWVPSAACCDWYDVDCDPSTGRVTGLSIFQDANITGTIPAAIADLPYLTNLLLHHLPGLTGPIPSALSRLHRIQLFRISFTSISGPVPSWLSTLPSLSIIDLSFNSLSGSIPPSLSLLPGLLALHLDRNHLSGSIPDSFGSFPKSSPPPDLYLSHNNLSGPIPASLGGPTWGIVDLSRNHLTGDASFLLGSNKPITQLDLSRNRLSFDLSKVSFPVNLTSLDLNHNGITGSIPAQINQVTGLVLFNVSYNRLCGEIPAGLVTARFSQYEYFHNKCLCGTPLAACK from the coding sequence ATGGCTATCAAACTCCCCTTGCTATCCATTCTCCTTCTGTTCCTATCATCTCCCCTATTCCCGGCCGCCTCTGCCGGCCGCTGCAACTCCGACGACAAGAAGGCCCTGCTGGCGATAAAGGCCGCCTTCAACAATGCCTACCATTTTGCATCCTGGGTCCCCTCTGCTGCATGCTGCGACTGGTACGACGTCGACTGCGACCCCTCAACCGGCCGCGTAACGGGCCTCTCCATCTTTCAAGACGCCAACATCACGGGAACCATCCCCGCCGCCATAGCAGACCTCCCCTACCTCACcaacctcctcctccaccacctcccgggCCTCACGGGGCCCATCCCCTCTGCCCTCTCCCGTCTCCACCGCATCCAGCTCTTCCGCATCTCCTTCACCAGCATCTCCGGCCCGGTCCCTTCATGGCTCTCAACTCTCCCCTCCCTCTCCATCATCGACCTCTCCTTCAACTCCCTCTCCGGCTCgatccctccctctctctccctcctccccgGCCTACTGGCCCTGCACTTGGACCGCAACCACCTCTCCGGCTCGATACCCGACTCGTTCGGCTCCTTCCCAAAGAGCTCTCCACCCCCCGACCTCTACCTCTCCCACAACAACCTCTCCGGGCCCATCCCCGCCTCGCTGGGTGGACCCACCTGGGGCATTGTGGACCTGTCGAGAAACCACCTCACCGGAGACGCGTCATTCCTGTTAGGTTCGAATAAGCCGATCACCCAACTGGACCTGTCGCGGAACCGGCTCAGCTTCGACCTGAGCAAAGTGAGCTTTCCGGTGAACTTGACTTCGCTGGATTTGAACCACAACGGGATAACGGGTTCGATTCCGGCACAGATAAACCAGGTGACCGGCCTGGTCCTCTTCAATGTGAGCTACAACCGCCTCTGCGGCGAGATCCCGGCCGGGCTCGTGACGGCGCGGTTCAGCCAGTACGAGTACTTCCACAACAAGTGCCTCTGCGGGACCCCGCTCGCCGCGTGCAAGTGA